One part of the Methylobacterium terrae genome encodes these proteins:
- the paaC gene encoding 1,2-phenylacetyl-CoA epoxidase subunit PaaC, translating to MPTTSLSLTETPLLAGILALADDALILGHRLSEWCGHAPMLEEDIALANIALDCVGQARSFYAYAAEVAGEGLSEDDFAYRREAGQYRNCLLVEQPNGDFAGTIVRQVLVSAFIDPYYRALTTSRDATLAAIAAKAEKETAYHLRHSGEWLIRLGDGTDESHRRACAALDELWPYTGELFEVDAVEGALIEAGTLPDPRALRGAFDATLDHILGEATLARPTGGWMQSGGRAGRHSEHLGFILTDLQYLQRAHPGATW from the coding sequence ATGCCCACCACCTCCCTCAGCCTCACCGAGACCCCGCTGCTGGCCGGCATCCTGGCCTTGGCGGACGACGCGCTGATCCTCGGGCACCGGCTCTCCGAGTGGTGCGGGCACGCGCCGATGCTGGAGGAGGACATCGCGCTCGCCAACATCGCCCTCGACTGCGTCGGCCAGGCCCGCTCCTTCTACGCCTACGCCGCCGAGGTGGCGGGGGAGGGGCTTTCCGAGGACGACTTCGCCTATCGCCGCGAGGCCGGGCAGTACCGCAACTGCCTGCTGGTCGAGCAGCCGAACGGCGACTTCGCCGGGACGATCGTGCGCCAGGTGCTGGTCTCGGCCTTCATCGATCCGTATTACCGCGCGCTCACGACCTCCCGCGACGCGACGCTCGCCGCCATCGCCGCGAAGGCCGAGAAGGAGACCGCCTACCATCTGCGCCATTCCGGCGAGTGGCTGATCCGGCTCGGCGACGGCACCGACGAGAGCCATCGGCGCGCCTGCGCCGCCCTCGACGAGCTGTGGCCCTATACGGGCGAGCTGTTCGAGGTCGATGCCGTGGAAGGAGCGCTGATCGAGGCCGGCACGCTGCCCGACCCCCGCGCCCTGCGCGGGGCGTTCGACGCCACCCTCGACCACATCCTCGGGGAGGCGACGCTGGCCCGCCCCACCGGCGGCTGGATGCAGAGCGGCGGCCGGGCCGGGCGCCACAGCGAGCATCTCGGCTTCATCCTGACCGACCTGCAATACCTGCAGCGCGCCCATCCGGGGGCGACCTGGTGA
- a CDS encoding NADP-dependent malic enzyme, with product MDEQLEKAALDYHRFPTPGKIAVLPTKDMSTQRDLALAYSPGVAAACLAIEKDPAQAAELTSRGNLVAVISNGTAVLGLGNIGALAGKPVMEGKGCLFRKFAGIDVFDIEIDETDPDKLVDIIASLEPTFGGINLEDIKAPECFEIETRLRERMKIPVFHDDQHGTAIIAAAAILNGLEVVGKKIEDVRVVCSGAGAAAIACLNLLVSLGLDKAKVLVTDSRGVIYQGRNNLDAQKAQYAQVTEARTLADAVPGTDIFLGLSAAGALTPEMVKGMADKPLILALANPEPEIRPEAAKAVRPDAIIATGRSDYPNQVNNVLCFPFIFRGALDVGATMINEEMKLAAVKAIAELARAEQSDVVTAAYGTQDIAFGPDYLIPRPFDPRLITKVAPAVALAATESGVATKPMLDVEAYRRSLERLVYTSGTVMQPVFAAATEAARARVAYAEGEDDRVLRAAQVVVDEGLARPVLVGRREVIADKMKALGLRIEVGRDVDVQDLDDEVFQAEAAQGYYAKRKRNGLSREVALAEARRNPTLVGAMLLGLGKVDGLLCGGTGSYHSHLRHVREVIGMAAGVKALTAMSLLQLPRHTLFICDPYIHLDPGAEELADMTLLAAAEMRRFGQTPRVALVSHSSFGTARNPSAEKMRKALSLITERAPDLEVEGEMQADAALSRPLMERVFPESRLTGEANLLVMPNLDAANITLNALKVVAGQGISVGPILLGAAAPVHILTHTTTVRGIVNMTALTAVAAGK from the coding sequence ATGGACGAGCAACTCGAGAAGGCCGCCCTCGACTACCACCGCTTCCCGACGCCGGGGAAGATCGCGGTGCTGCCGACCAAGGACATGAGCACGCAGCGCGACCTCGCGCTCGCCTACTCGCCGGGCGTCGCCGCCGCCTGCCTCGCGATCGAGAAGGACCCGGCCCAGGCCGCGGAGCTCACCTCCCGCGGCAACCTCGTGGCGGTGATCTCGAACGGCACCGCGGTGCTCGGCCTCGGCAACATCGGCGCGCTCGCCGGCAAGCCGGTGATGGAGGGCAAGGGCTGCCTGTTCCGCAAGTTCGCCGGCATCGACGTGTTCGACATCGAGATCGACGAGACCGATCCGGACAAGCTCGTCGACATCATCGCGAGCCTGGAGCCGACCTTCGGGGGCATCAACCTCGAGGACATCAAGGCGCCGGAATGCTTCGAGATCGAGACCCGCCTGCGTGAGCGGATGAAGATCCCGGTCTTCCACGACGACCAGCACGGCACCGCGATCATCGCCGCCGCGGCGATCCTCAACGGCCTCGAAGTGGTCGGTAAGAAGATCGAGGACGTGCGCGTCGTCTGCTCGGGCGCGGGCGCCGCCGCCATCGCCTGCCTCAACCTCCTGGTCAGCCTCGGCCTCGACAAGGCGAAGGTGCTCGTCACCGACAGCCGCGGCGTGATCTACCAGGGCCGCAACAACCTCGACGCCCAGAAGGCGCAATACGCGCAAGTCACCGAGGCCCGGACGCTGGCCGACGCGGTGCCGGGCACCGACATCTTCCTCGGCCTCTCGGCCGCCGGCGCGCTGACCCCCGAGATGGTCAAGGGCATGGCCGACAAGCCCCTGATCCTGGCGCTCGCCAACCCCGAGCCGGAGATCCGGCCGGAAGCCGCCAAGGCCGTGCGCCCCGACGCGATCATCGCCACCGGCCGGTCGGACTACCCGAACCAAGTCAACAACGTCCTGTGCTTCCCGTTCATCTTCCGCGGCGCTCTCGATGTCGGCGCGACCATGATCAACGAGGAGATGAAGCTCGCGGCGGTGAAGGCCATCGCCGAGCTCGCCCGGGCCGAGCAGTCGGACGTCGTCACGGCGGCCTACGGCACGCAGGACATCGCCTTCGGGCCCGACTACCTGATCCCGCGCCCGTTCGACCCGCGGCTGATCACCAAGGTCGCCCCGGCCGTGGCGCTCGCCGCCACCGAGAGCGGCGTCGCGACGAAGCCGATGCTCGACGTCGAGGCCTATCGCCGCTCGCTCGAGCGCCTCGTCTACACCTCCGGGACGGTGATGCAGCCGGTCTTCGCGGCGGCGACCGAGGCCGCCCGCGCCCGCGTGGCCTATGCCGAGGGCGAGGACGACCGGGTGCTGCGTGCAGCCCAAGTGGTGGTCGACGAGGGCCTGGCCCGTCCGGTCCTGGTCGGCCGCCGCGAGGTCATCGCCGACAAGATGAAGGCGCTCGGGCTTCGCATCGAGGTCGGCCGCGACGTCGACGTGCAGGATCTCGACGACGAGGTGTTCCAGGCCGAGGCCGCGCAGGGCTACTACGCCAAGCGCAAGCGCAACGGCCTGTCGCGCGAGGTGGCGCTGGCGGAGGCGCGCCGCAACCCGACCCTCGTCGGCGCGATGCTGCTCGGGCTCGGCAAGGTCGACGGGCTCCTCTGCGGCGGCACCGGCTCCTATCACAGCCACCTGCGCCACGTGCGCGAGGTGATCGGGATGGCAGCCGGCGTGAAGGCGCTCACCGCCATGAGCCTGCTGCAGCTGCCGCGGCACACGCTGTTCATCTGCGACCCCTACATCCACCTCGATCCGGGGGCGGAGGAACTGGCCGACATGACGCTGCTCGCCGCCGCCGAGATGCGCCGCTTCGGCCAGACCCCGCGGGTGGCCCTCGTCTCGCATTCGAGCTTCGGCACCGCCCGCAACCCCTCGGCCGAGAAGATGCGCAAGGCGCTCTCGCTCATCACCGAGCGGGCGCCGGACCTCGAGGTCGAGGGCGAGATGCAGGCCGACGCGGCGCTGAGCCGGCCGCTGATGGAGCGGGTCTTCCCGGAATCGCGCCTCACCGGCGAGGCCAACCTCCTGGTGATGCCGAACCTGGATGCCGCCAACATCACCCTCAACGCGCTCAAGGTGGTGGCGGGCCAGGGCATCAGCGTCGGGCCGATCCTGCTCGGCGCGGCCGCCCCGGTCCACATCCTCACCCACACCACCACGGTGCGCGGCATCGTCAACATGACGGCGCTGACGGCGGTGGCGGCGGGGAAGTAG
- the paaD gene encoding 1,2-phenylacetyl-CoA epoxidase subunit PaaD, which produces MVTPADADLARRAHEAAATVCDPEIPVLTIADLGVLREVTVEDGRVEVAITPTYSGCPAMDVIGIEVQTALAEAGIPDARVRLVLSPAWTTDWMSEAGKDKLRAYGIAPPAGKASRRALFGEETVACPHCGSAATEKVSEFGSTACKSLWRCRACREPFDSFKCI; this is translated from the coding sequence CTGGTGACCCCCGCCGACGCCGATCTCGCCCGCCGGGCGCATGAGGCCGCCGCGACCGTGTGCGACCCCGAGATCCCGGTTCTCACCATCGCGGATCTCGGCGTGCTGCGCGAGGTGACCGTCGAGGACGGCCGGGTCGAGGTCGCGATCACGCCGACCTATTCGGGCTGCCCGGCGATGGACGTGATCGGCATCGAGGTCCAGACGGCGCTCGCCGAGGCCGGCATCCCCGACGCCCGGGTGCGCCTGGTCCTGTCCCCGGCCTGGACCACCGACTGGATGAGCGAGGCCGGCAAGGACAAGCTTCGCGCCTACGGCATCGCGCCGCCGGCGGGAAAAGCCTCGCGCCGGGCCTTGTTCGGCGAGGAGACGGTCGCCTGCCCGCATTGCGGCTCGGCCGCGACGGAGAAAGTCTCCGAGTTCGGCTCCACCGCCTGCAAGTCCCTGTGGCGCTGCCGGGCCTGCCGCGAGCCGTTCGATTCCTTCAAGTGCATCTGA
- the aceF gene encoding dihydrolipoyllysine-residue acetyltransferase, with product MSIEVKIPDIGDFKDIPIIEILVKEGDTIGAEDPIVSLESDKATMEVPSPSAGVIEKILVKVGDKVSEGSAVLLLKGEGEEKAPAAAAAATPGAGAAPSADTAALMPQQEPDPAKPAAPPVAAPASSAPDFSNVHASPAVRRLARELGVDLNGIKGTGEKGRITKEDVKGTLVRSAAPAPAAGTAVATGSMGIPEIPAVDFSKFGPTEVKPLPRIKKISGPHLHRAWLNVPLVTHSDESDITETDAYRKELDTAGKDKGYRVTLLSFLIKAAVSALRQHPEFNASLNPEKDAMILKKYYNIGVAVDTPDGLVVPVVKDADRKGIVEISQELGSLSKKARDGKLGSGDMQGATFTISSLGGIGGTGFTPLVNAPEVAILGVVRSKMAPVWNGTEFKPRLMLPLSVSYDHRVIDGALAARFTRHLAHVLEDVRRLVV from the coding sequence GTGTCGATCGAGGTCAAGATCCCGGATATCGGCGATTTCAAGGACATCCCGATCATCGAGATCCTGGTGAAGGAGGGCGACACCATCGGGGCCGAGGACCCGATCGTCTCGCTCGAATCCGACAAGGCGACGATGGAGGTGCCCTCCCCGTCGGCCGGCGTGATCGAGAAGATCCTGGTCAAGGTCGGCGACAAGGTGAGCGAGGGCAGCGCGGTCCTGCTGCTGAAGGGCGAGGGCGAGGAGAAGGCCCCGGCGGCGGCCGCCGCCGCGACCCCGGGTGCCGGTGCGGCGCCCTCCGCCGACACCGCCGCGCTGATGCCGCAGCAGGAGCCGGATCCGGCCAAGCCCGCCGCCCCGCCGGTCGCCGCTCCGGCCTCGTCGGCGCCGGACTTCTCGAACGTCCATGCCAGCCCCGCGGTGCGGCGCCTCGCCCGCGAGCTCGGCGTCGATCTCAACGGCATCAAGGGCACCGGCGAGAAGGGCCGGATCACCAAGGAGGACGTGAAGGGCACGCTCGTGCGCTCCGCCGCCCCCGCGCCCGCCGCCGGCACGGCGGTGGCCACCGGCAGCATGGGCATCCCGGAGATCCCGGCGGTCGACTTCTCGAAGTTCGGCCCGACCGAGGTCAAGCCGCTGCCGCGGATCAAGAAGATCTCCGGCCCGCACCTGCACCGCGCCTGGCTCAACGTGCCGCTCGTCACCCATTCGGACGAGTCGGACATCACCGAGACCGACGCCTACCGCAAGGAACTCGACACCGCCGGCAAGGACAAGGGCTACCGCGTCACCCTGCTGTCGTTCCTGATCAAGGCCGCGGTCTCGGCGCTTCGCCAGCACCCGGAGTTCAACGCGTCGCTGAACCCCGAGAAGGACGCGATGATCCTGAAAAAATACTACAACATCGGCGTCGCCGTCGACACGCCGGACGGCCTCGTCGTCCCGGTGGTCAAGGATGCCGACCGCAAGGGCATCGTCGAGATCAGCCAGGAGCTGGGTTCGCTGTCGAAGAAGGCCCGCGACGGCAAGCTCGGCAGCGGCGACATGCAGGGCGCCACCTTCACGATCTCGTCGCTCGGCGGCATCGGCGGCACCGGCTTCACGCCGCTCGTCAACGCCCCCGAGGTCGCGATCCTGGGCGTCGTGCGCTCCAAGATGGCGCCGGTCTGGAACGGCACCGAGTTCAAGCCGCGCCTGATGCTGCCGCTCTCGGTCTCCTACGACCACCGCGTGATCGACGGCGCGCTGGCCGCGCGCTTCACCCGCCACCTCGCCCACGTCCTCGAGGACGTCCGGCGCCTCGTCGTCTGA
- a CDS encoding papain-like cysteine protease family protein — translation MAIPSFLSPRPLHTPPTASAASALGGSGPTSPQASNINITVQVQEQSDWCWAAVAVSVESFYDPTSRRSQCELAGEALGRTDCCSDGASDPQKCNRPWYLDRALTITGNLLDMRSSATSFAGIQRNVANDTPLCCRIGWYGGGGHFAVVKGWRIGSGGDQYLNIADPFYLEQEVAFNEFPSLYHGGGNWTHSYLTTPASLGGATVTVSTSPDDPDTLGA, via the coding sequence ATGGCGATACCGAGTTTTTTGTCGCCACGTCCGTTGCACACCCCTCCGACAGCCAGCGCCGCATCGGCCTTGGGAGGCTCAGGACCGACATCGCCACAGGCCTCGAACATCAACATCACCGTTCAGGTCCAGGAGCAGAGCGACTGGTGCTGGGCGGCCGTCGCCGTCAGTGTCGAGAGCTTCTACGATCCGACATCACGGCGCAGCCAATGCGAGCTGGCCGGCGAAGCCCTGGGCCGGACCGATTGTTGTAGCGACGGCGCGTCGGATCCTCAAAAGTGCAACCGGCCATGGTACCTCGATCGGGCACTGACCATCACCGGCAACCTTCTGGATATGCGCTCCTCTGCGACGAGCTTCGCCGGGATCCAACGGAACGTTGCCAACGATACGCCGCTCTGCTGCCGCATCGGCTGGTACGGCGGCGGCGGTCATTTCGCCGTGGTCAAGGGTTGGCGGATCGGCAGCGGCGGTGATCAATACCTCAATATCGCCGATCCGTTCTACCTGGAGCAGGAGGTTGCCTTCAATGAGTTCCCATCCCTTTATCATGGCGGCGGGAACTGGACGCATTCATACCTGACGACACCGGCATCCCTCGGTGGAGCGACGGTAACGGTCTCCACCTCCCCCGACGATCCCGACACACTCGGAGCATGA
- the lpdA gene encoding dihydrolipoyl dehydrogenase: protein MSNEVRLPDIGDFKNVPVIEVLVKAGDTIAVDDTIVVLESDKATMDVPSSVAGTVAEVKIKPGDTVTQGDLLLVLEGAAAGSGQAKPEVAEKAAPASAPAAGGSPLAAGAGQAGYGSPATAGGQGASAAPAPKGAAPVSGEEMRAEVLVLGAGPGGYTAAFRAADLGKKVILVERWPSLGGVCLNVGCIPSKALLHAAKVIDESQAMASHGISFAAPQIDIDQLRSWKEGVVKRLTGGLGGLAKQRKVTVVTGTARFVSPHQIEVEHEGKKTIIGFDNAVIAAGSEPIKMPFIPHDDPRVIDSTGALELDGVPKRLLVIGGGIIGLEMATVYHALGSKVTIVELMDQIIPGADKDIVTPLFKRISKQYEAIHLKAKVTAVEALPEGLKVTFEGGSAPATDTFDKILVSVGRRPNGKLINAEAAGVAVDERGFIPVDKQMRTTAGHIFAIGDVVGQPMLAHKAVHEGKVAAEAAAGKNSFFDAKVIPSVAYTDPEVAWVGLSETEAKAKGIKVGKGVFPWAASGRSLSLGRDEGLTKVLFDEESNRIVGCGIVGPSAGDLIAEAALAIEMGADAEDIGLTIHPHPTLSETVGMAAEAFEGTITDLYMPKKKAH, encoded by the coding sequence ATGAGCAACGAAGTCCGTCTGCCGGACATCGGCGACTTCAAGAACGTCCCGGTGATCGAGGTGCTGGTCAAGGCCGGCGACACGATCGCGGTCGACGACACCATCGTCGTCCTGGAATCCGACAAGGCGACCATGGACGTCCCCTCCTCCGTGGCCGGCACGGTCGCGGAGGTGAAGATCAAGCCCGGCGACACGGTCACGCAGGGCGATCTTCTCCTGGTGCTCGAGGGCGCGGCGGCCGGAAGCGGCCAAGCGAAGCCCGAGGTCGCCGAGAAGGCGGCCCCGGCCTCCGCTCCGGCGGCCGGCGGCTCGCCGCTGGCAGCGGGCGCGGGCCAGGCGGGCTACGGCTCGCCCGCCACCGCCGGCGGGCAGGGGGCCTCCGCCGCCCCCGCTCCCAAGGGCGCGGCCCCGGTCTCCGGCGAGGAGATGCGGGCCGAGGTGCTGGTGCTCGGCGCCGGCCCGGGTGGCTACACGGCGGCGTTCCGCGCCGCCGACCTCGGCAAGAAGGTGATTCTGGTCGAGCGCTGGCCGAGCCTCGGCGGGGTCTGCCTCAACGTCGGCTGCATCCCCTCGAAGGCGCTCCTCCACGCCGCCAAGGTGATCGACGAGAGCCAGGCGATGGCCTCGCACGGCATCAGCTTCGCCGCACCCCAGATCGACATCGACCAGTTGCGGAGCTGGAAGGAGGGCGTGGTCAAGCGCCTGACCGGCGGCCTCGGGGGGCTCGCCAAGCAGCGCAAGGTGACGGTGGTCACCGGCACCGCCCGCTTCGTCAGCCCGCACCAGATCGAGGTCGAGCACGAGGGCAAGAAGACGATCATCGGCTTCGACAACGCCGTCATCGCGGCCGGCTCCGAGCCGATCAAGATGCCGTTCATCCCGCACGACGACCCGCGCGTCATCGACTCGACCGGGGCGCTCGAGCTCGACGGGGTGCCGAAGCGCCTGCTGGTCATCGGCGGCGGCATCATCGGCCTCGAGATGGCGACGGTCTACCACGCGCTCGGGTCCAAGGTGACGATCGTCGAGCTGATGGACCAGATCATCCCGGGTGCCGACAAGGACATCGTCACGCCGCTCTTCAAGCGGATCTCGAAGCAGTACGAGGCGATCCACCTCAAGGCCAAGGTCACGGCCGTCGAGGCGCTGCCGGAAGGTCTCAAGGTGACGTTCGAGGGCGGCTCGGCTCCCGCCACCGACACCTTCGACAAGATCCTGGTCTCGGTCGGCCGCCGTCCCAACGGCAAGCTGATCAACGCCGAAGCGGCCGGCGTCGCGGTGGACGAGCGGGGCTTCATCCCGGTCGACAAGCAGATGCGCACCACCGCAGGCCACATCTTCGCCATCGGCGACGTGGTCGGCCAGCCGATGCTCGCCCACAAGGCGGTGCACGAGGGCAAGGTCGCGGCGGAAGCGGCTGCGGGCAAGAACTCGTTCTTCGACGCCAAGGTGATCCCGTCGGTGGCCTACACCGATCCGGAGGTGGCCTGGGTCGGCCTCTCGGAGACCGAGGCCAAGGCCAAGGGCATCAAGGTCGGCAAGGGCGTGTTCCCCTGGGCGGCGAGCGGCCGCTCGCTGTCGCTCGGGCGCGACGAGGGCCTGACCAAGGTGCTGTTCGACGAGGAATCGAACCGCATCGTCGGCTGCGGCATCGTCGGCCCGTCCGCCGGCGACCTGATCGCGGAGGCCGCGCTCGCCATCGAGATGGGGGCGGATGCCGAGGATATCGGGCTCACCATCCACCCGCACCCGACCCTGTCGGAGACGGTCGGCATGGCGGCCGAGGCGTTCGAGGGCACCATCACCGACCTCTACATGCCGAAGAAGAAGGCGCATTGA
- the paaE gene encoding 1,2-phenylacetyl-CoA epoxidase subunit PaaE, translating into MTPRFHRLRVAEIRRETPDAVSIAFAVPEEAREAFGFSCGQYLTLKATVDGEEVRRSYSICSGVGEPELRVAIKRVEGGLFSGFANAAIAPGDEIEVMPPMGRFGVEIRPDEARTFVGFAAGSGITPILSIIRTVLAAEPRSRFFLFYGNRATGSILFREALESLKDRFLDRLSVFHVLSRETQDLSVLNGRLDGEKAALFLRNIVPAALVDHAFVCGPGEMIDAVEGALLTLGLPRERVHVERFTPAEPGRTRAARPVSTKAAPAALATVITDGIATEVPVAEGEAVLDAAIRAGLDLPYSCRGGMCCTCRAKVVDGSVAMEVNYSLEPWEVEAGFVLTCQARPTSGRVTVDFDQV; encoded by the coding sequence ATGACCCCCCGCTTCCATCGCCTGCGCGTCGCCGAGATCCGCCGCGAGACGCCGGACGCCGTCTCGATCGCCTTCGCGGTGCCCGAGGAGGCGCGCGAGGCCTTCGGCTTCTCCTGCGGCCAGTACCTGACCCTGAAGGCCACCGTCGATGGCGAGGAGGTGCGCCGCTCCTACTCGATCTGCTCCGGCGTCGGCGAGCCTGAGCTGCGCGTCGCGATCAAGCGCGTCGAGGGCGGGCTGTTCTCGGGCTTCGCCAACGCGGCGATCGCGCCGGGAGACGAGATCGAGGTGATGCCGCCGATGGGCCGGTTCGGCGTCGAGATCCGGCCGGACGAGGCCCGCACCTTCGTGGGCTTCGCGGCGGGGTCGGGCATCACACCGATCCTGTCGATCATCCGCACCGTGCTCGCCGCCGAGCCGAGGAGCCGCTTCTTCCTGTTCTACGGCAACCGCGCCACCGGCTCGATCCTGTTTCGCGAAGCGCTGGAGAGCCTGAAGGACCGCTTCCTCGACCGGCTCTCGGTCTTCCACGTCCTCTCGCGCGAGACGCAGGACCTGTCGGTCCTCAACGGGCGGCTGGACGGCGAGAAGGCGGCCCTGTTCCTGCGCAACATCGTGCCGGCGGCGCTGGTCGACCACGCCTTCGTGTGCGGCCCGGGCGAGATGATCGACGCGGTCGAGGGCGCGCTGCTGACGCTCGGCCTGCCGCGCGAGCGGGTCCATGTCGAGCGCTTCACGCCGGCCGAGCCGGGCCGCACCCGCGCCGCCCGCCCGGTCTCGACGAAGGCCGCGCCGGCGGCGCTCGCCACGGTCATCACCGACGGTATCGCCACCGAGGTGCCGGTGGCCGAGGGCGAGGCGGTGCTCGACGCCGCGATCCGCGCCGGCCTCGACCTGCCCTATTCCTGCCGGGGCGGCATGTGCTGCACCTGCCGCGCCAAGGTGGTGGACGGCAGCGTGGCGATGGAGGTGAACTATTCGTTGGAGCCGTGGGAGGTGGAGGCCGGCTTCGTCCTCACCTGCCAGGCCCGGCCGACCTCCGGGCGGGTGACGGTGGATTTCGATCAGGTGTGA